Within Primulina tabacum isolate GXHZ01 chromosome 5, ASM2559414v2, whole genome shotgun sequence, the genomic segment CCATAGACAATTCGCGATCATATAATTCCTTACTTTTAGGATCCGAAAGCGTTTCATAGGCCTCCTGAACCCGAATGAACCTCTCGGTATACTCTTCAGCCCGGCCCGGCGGCGACACATCTGGGTGGTACTTCCTCGCCAGCTGCTTGTAGGCTTGTTTGATCTCTAATAAAGAACCCGATTCGGGTATTCCCAGCAGTTCGTAGAAGCTCGACGCTGGCCTCGAATCGGCGACGGTCACGGCGGATCTGATCAGTCCGCTGCGGAAGGAAACGGTGCGCGGCGGAGAGAGGAGGAAGGAGAATCGAAGTGGGTCGGCGGCCTTTGGGAGGTGTAACATGCTTGAATTGCAGCAGCACATGGCTTTTGCGGGTTGATTTCCAGCGAATTGAAGGTTTCTCGAAGATATTTTCTTGGCTCTCGGATGATTTCGTATGAGTGGAGAAGTTGAGTATATTTATAATAGAGATTGAGGCGCTGATAAGAACCAGATAGGTGAATATGGAATATGATGAATATCTGatatttattcaatttttttaaaaaataaataatggtAATTTGCTGAAAAATGCATCTGTCCAATATTTTGTTATGATTCAGTACCTATGAgtttatttttgtgttttaataCCTGAAAACAGTCTAGCTTTAATTTTAGTACATGTGTTATGCAATTTTACATTTTTACCCCTttttaatgaataaaaaattataagaatCCCTCCCTATTGCTGTTCATCTTCCCTCATCGGCTCTCTTTCCCGCTTCCCCTCCTGTTGTCTTCTGTCCgagaaatcttttttttttccttcaatttcTTAATCGACTCTCTTTCTCGCTTCCCCTCCTGTTGTCATCTGTCCGAGAAACCttttttttccttcaatttcTTACACACCCTTATCTATAAACCCTCTCCCGTTCTCCATCGGCCCAATTTACCATATTTCCGCAAGTGTATATAACTAACTCTTCGCACAAACCCGTAGCTCAAAATCGTCAATCTTTGTAACGAAGCGTAGAAATTTCCCAGCAAAGCCGAGTCCCTACCAGCGCTACTGTTGCTGGAAACTTTGCAAAAACCAGAACTTCTTGGTCGAAGCAATTTCTGGGTCGAAGCAGCGTATGTGAGGAGGAGAATAAGGTTGAACAAAGTAATATGCTTGATTGAATccaatttatgttttttttttgttaataaaaTTTGGTGCATTACCGTGAAATTGAATTTTAGGCCAGTATTGTGAAATTGAATTTTGTTGTTTTGACCGAATACGGACATTAATGTGCATGATATTGGGAACAAGTTTTGTTTACAATAAGTTGTTAGTTTATAGAATATACTTTGAATGATAGTTATGTGAGATTAGTTTGGCTTGTGAAAATGAGATTGTTTTAGTTTATTTTGACGGAATGTTTTTGATTTGGTTTGATAGAATGAGATTGTAATTTGATATTAGTTTCCGCATGTAAGATCTTTATCATGTTTCCACTTGATTTCTTTTGtgcactattttttttttttgacttgACTTACCTTTTATCAAACAATTTTGAGAAGAATTGTTGAACTAGTACGATGATTTTGTAGAAAAATAGTTCTAAAATTGGATGATTTTGTTGAACTATAACgtgaataaaaaaatttctgctTCAATATTGTTTGAGCACAAAGGTCGATTTTGGATAAgttgtgattttattttatgtaattcatTTATCCCCAttatttgagtttttatttaatgtaAGACATTGTAGAACTGATATTCTGTTTTTGGATTTCCAATTTATTTGACGCCTAAATC encodes:
- the LOC142547608 gene encoding chaperone protein dnaJ 20, chloroplastic, producing the protein MCCCNSSMLHLPKAADPLRFSFLLSPPRTVSFRSGLIRSAVTVADSRPASSFYELLGIPESGSLLEIKQAYKQLARKYHPDVSPPGRAEEYTERFIRVQEAYETLSDPKSKELYDRELSMGIHLAFSARRRGRFDEQMEQKMEWKSNWESQLSGLKRRSMHKHSEDNASWGARMRRERNQASS